One Rubripirellula reticaptiva genomic region harbors:
- the mqnB gene encoding futalosine hydrolase has product MTDLILVPTSIEMQRLRPVLSASLADHSHSIEPCAFQLCGFGPIAAAARTAALIARYQPDRVLLIGIAGTFDQRQYPVGTSCRFDEVICDGIGVGSGDDFQSAESLGWHQFGADGTRPIIGDVLPLVSTFVPGVPCAGKLLTCPAASANLQDAGRRRTFYPGAVAEDMEGFGVATACSLAGVSLQIVRGLSNVVGDRDHSNWRIDDALASAATLAATLIHRTWNPTET; this is encoded by the coding sequence GTGACTGATCTTATTCTTGTACCTACGTCGATCGAGATGCAGCGTTTGCGTCCGGTGCTAAGTGCAAGTCTTGCGGACCACTCCCATTCGATCGAGCCCTGCGCGTTCCAGTTGTGCGGGTTTGGGCCGATTGCTGCGGCCGCACGGACGGCGGCGTTGATTGCCCGCTACCAACCCGACCGAGTGCTGTTGATTGGGATTGCTGGGACATTCGATCAGCGACAGTATCCAGTTGGGACGAGCTGCCGGTTTGATGAGGTCATTTGTGATGGCATCGGAGTCGGATCAGGCGACGATTTTCAATCCGCAGAATCGCTGGGGTGGCATCAGTTTGGTGCCGATGGGACTCGTCCGATCATTGGCGACGTGTTGCCGTTGGTTTCAACCTTTGTTCCAGGTGTGCCCTGTGCTGGTAAACTGTTGACCTGCCCGGCGGCTTCGGCGAACTTGCAAGATGCCGGTCGTCGCCGCACGTTTTATCCCGGCGCAGTTGCTGAAGACATGGAAGGTTTTGGTGTTGCGACTGCCTGTTCGCTGGCGGGCGTCTCACTGCAGATCGTTCGCGGGTTGTCCAATGTTGTGGGTGACCGCGATCATTCGAATTGGCGAATCGACGATGCACTGGCGTCGGCGGCAACGCTTGCAGCAACATTGATCCACCGCACTTGGAATCCAACGGAAACATGA
- a CDS encoding solute:sodium symporter family transporter — protein sequence MLTLVSFIFFTALVGVLTYLLVRGKESESSDGYFLAGRSLTAGVIAGSLLLTNLSTEQLVGLNGAAFGDGLAVMAWEVVAGLSLVLMAIYFLPRYLARGITTIPQFLAGRFNDTTESITNAIFILAYAAILLPIILYTGARGLSGILDLHELTGIQDDRTILWIVVWMIGIIGSIYAIFGGLRTVAISDTLNGFGLLVGGVLIAYLGLNWVGDGNAMEGWSTMRDAEPERFNSLGGPESSVPWPTLFTGVLLLNMFYWTTNQQIIQRTFAAKSLAEGQKGVLLAAGIKIFAPLILVLPGMMAFHLDSRGQLFDDERVAIMQTEASAELEAMEPDARAAAIADLGDGASEENWINKTVQSKKKDKAYGTLVRQVLPWQLTGFFAAVMVGAILSSFNSALNATATLFSLGIYQRYLRPDADEKAVVGSGRIFGTVIAIVAMFVGPMLAGQDSIFGYLQKMNGLYFIPIFAVVLVGMLDRRVPAWIANVSLVLGFSAIALGYFVFDEAMTSLNIHEFHFLGIVFVALVILMEIVAMTNPRVIPEGGAPDEDESKSPIPMERWALARPVGALLVVAVLLIYGYFATS from the coding sequence ATGCTTACCCTTGTCTCCTTCATCTTCTTTACCGCCCTGGTCGGCGTGCTGACTTATCTATTGGTTCGTGGAAAAGAAAGTGAGTCGAGCGATGGTTACTTCCTCGCCGGTCGTTCGCTGACGGCCGGTGTGATCGCGGGATCGTTGCTACTAACGAATCTTTCGACCGAGCAGTTGGTCGGTCTCAACGGTGCAGCGTTCGGTGACGGATTGGCGGTGATGGCTTGGGAAGTCGTCGCCGGGTTGTCGTTGGTTTTAATGGCAATCTACTTTTTGCCTCGCTACTTGGCTCGCGGTATCACGACCATTCCGCAATTCCTTGCCGGGCGATTCAACGACACGACCGAGTCGATCACCAACGCGATTTTCATTCTCGCCTACGCTGCGATTCTGTTGCCGATCATCTTGTACACCGGTGCACGTGGATTGAGCGGCATTTTGGATCTGCATGAACTCACTGGCATCCAAGACGATCGAACGATTCTGTGGATCGTGGTTTGGATGATCGGCATCATCGGTTCGATCTACGCCATTTTTGGCGGTCTTCGAACGGTCGCGATCAGCGACACGCTGAACGGCTTCGGATTGTTGGTCGGCGGCGTGCTGATCGCCTACCTGGGCCTAAACTGGGTCGGCGACGGGAACGCGATGGAAGGCTGGTCGACGATGCGAGATGCCGAACCGGAACGTTTCAATTCGCTAGGCGGCCCCGAGTCATCGGTGCCTTGGCCAACTTTGTTTACCGGCGTGTTGCTGTTGAACATGTTTTACTGGACCACGAACCAACAAATCATCCAGCGGACGTTCGCAGCCAAGTCGCTCGCTGAAGGACAAAAGGGCGTTTTGTTGGCCGCCGGGATCAAGATTTTTGCACCGCTGATTTTGGTGCTGCCTGGCATGATGGCCTTCCATCTGGACAGCCGCGGTCAATTGTTTGACGACGAACGCGTGGCCATCATGCAAACCGAAGCGTCGGCGGAATTGGAAGCGATGGAGCCAGACGCAAGGGCCGCTGCAATCGCTGACCTTGGCGATGGGGCAAGCGAAGAAAACTGGATCAACAAGACGGTTCAAAGCAAAAAGAAAGACAAGGCTTACGGCACTCTCGTTCGCCAGGTCTTGCCGTGGCAATTGACAGGCTTCTTTGCCGCCGTGATGGTCGGTGCCATTCTCAGCTCGTTCAACTCAGCACTCAACGCAACGGCGACCCTGTTCAGTCTAGGCATCTATCAACGTTACCTTCGCCCCGATGCCGATGAAAAAGCAGTCGTTGGCAGCGGCCGAATCTTTGGTACCGTGATCGCGATCGTGGCCATGTTTGTCGGTCCCATGTTGGCGGGCCAAGACAGCATTTTCGGTTATCTGCAAAAGATGAACGGGCTGTACTTCATTCCGATATTCGCCGTCGTGCTCGTCGGAATGCTAGACCGGCGCGTGCCAGCCTGGATCGCCAACGTTTCGTTGGTCCTAGGTTTTTCTGCGATTGCCCTCGGATATTTCGTATTTGACGAAGCGATGACCAGCCTGAATATTCACGAGTTTCACTTTCTGGGCATCGTATTCGTCGCCTTGGTGATTCTGATGGAAATCGTTGCGATGACGAATCCGCGTGTGATTCCCGAAGGTGGTGCACCGGACGAAGATGAATCAAAATCGCCGATTCCAATGGAACGATGGGCTCTGGCTCGCCCCGTTGGTGCCCTTTTGGTGGTCGCGGTTTTGCTAATTTACGGGTATTTCGCCACAAGCTAG
- a CDS encoding Gfo/Idh/MocA family protein gives MSESICRWGFLGSAAISRKVWKAIRYSGNGRVAAVASRSAVRAQAYIDTCSAEVPQTGPVTAFESYEALIARDDIDAVYIPLPTGLRKPWVIAAAKAGKHVLCEKPAAVHADDVREMIDACQSAGVQFMDGVMFDHSARMNELHRQLRDESPIGTVRRIQSHFSFPGDNSFQKSNIRTDAGLEPHGALGDLGWYCIRLTLRATNLEMPTSVRGQTLTALKGADSDGEVPGEFTGEMKFSSGLTSSFYCSFLSSNQQTATISGDQGYIQLNDFVLPFYSGESSWTKNHHVLEIDNCRWNFSQHAERKSVAEFASGERNSQEVNMVRRFAEAVLSKTIDPMFPELTLKTQTILDGCRRSDAGGGNWIDL, from the coding sequence ATGAGCGAGTCAATTTGTCGGTGGGGTTTCTTGGGTAGTGCCGCGATCTCGCGAAAAGTCTGGAAAGCGATTCGGTACAGCGGCAACGGCCGAGTCGCCGCGGTGGCTAGTCGTTCAGCCGTTCGTGCCCAAGCCTATATCGACACCTGCTCGGCCGAAGTTCCTCAGACCGGCCCGGTGACGGCGTTCGAGTCCTACGAGGCTCTGATCGCTCGCGACGATATCGATGCGGTCTACATTCCGCTGCCGACGGGGCTTCGCAAACCATGGGTCATCGCCGCAGCCAAGGCCGGCAAGCACGTCCTTTGCGAAAAGCCGGCGGCCGTTCACGCTGATGACGTCCGAGAAATGATTGACGCCTGCCAATCCGCGGGCGTTCAGTTCATGGACGGAGTCATGTTCGACCACAGTGCGCGAATGAACGAACTGCACCGCCAACTGCGTGACGAATCGCCCATCGGAACCGTTCGCCGGATCCAAAGTCACTTTTCGTTCCCCGGTGACAACTCGTTCCAAAAATCCAACATCCGCACCGACGCCGGTCTGGAACCGCACGGTGCGCTTGGAGACTTGGGCTGGTATTGCATCCGGCTGACGCTGCGTGCCACCAACTTGGAAATGCCAACGTCGGTACGTGGCCAAACTTTGACCGCTTTAAAAGGCGCCGATTCGGACGGAGAGGTGCCGGGCGAGTTCACGGGCGAAATGAAGTTCAGCAGCGGGTTAACGTCATCGTTCTATTGCTCGTTTCTGTCGTCGAACCAGCAAACAGCCACGATATCGGGCGATCAAGGCTATATCCAACTGAACGACTTTGTGCTTCCGTTTTACAGCGGCGAGTCGAGCTGGACCAAGAACCATCACGTGCTGGAAATCGACAATTGTCGGTGGAACTTTTCACAACACGCCGAGCGCAAAAGTGTCGCCGAGTTTGCATCGGGCGAACGCAACTCTCAAGAAGTCAACATGGTTCGGCGATTCGCAGAAGCAGTGCTGTCGAAAACAATCGATCCCATGTTTCCCGAGCTGACGTTAAAAACACAGACGATCCTGGACGGCTGCCGACGAAGCGATGCGGGCGGCGGCAACTGGATCGACCTCTAA
- a CDS encoding UDP-glucose 6-dehydrogenase, with protein MKICCIGAGYVGGPTMAMIAKQCPDIDVHVVDLNQARIDAWNSDKLPIYEPGLDEVVAEARSRNLTFSTRVDEAIAAADIIFISVNTPTKTFGIGAGRAANLEFIEKCARQIARVATGHKIVVEKSTLPVRTAEAVKRILSSAENGATFDVLSNPEFLAEGTAVEDLLSPDRVLIGGESPVAIAALANIYATWISRDRILTTNLWSSELSKLTANAFLAQRVSSINAISALCEATGADVDEVARAIGTDSRIGPKFLKSSVGFGGSCFQKDILNLVYLCEHFGLREVAAYWEQVVSMNDYQKRRFSERIVRTMFNTVSDKKIAVWGFAFKKDTNDTRESAAMYICRDLLRERARLSIYDPRVSEKQIRADLVTACSDLQGQICESDLKLIETNVTIEKDGMSAADSSHAIVVMTEWDEFKEFDFTKIYQSMQQPAFVFDGRNLLDHKKLALLGFEIHAIGKSATV; from the coding sequence ATGAAAATCTGCTGTATTGGCGCTGGTTACGTTGGCGGCCCCACAATGGCCATGATCGCCAAACAATGCCCGGACATCGACGTGCATGTCGTCGATTTGAATCAGGCACGCATCGATGCTTGGAACTCGGACAAGTTGCCGATCTATGAACCGGGGCTCGACGAAGTGGTTGCCGAGGCTCGATCGCGAAATCTGACTTTTTCAACCCGAGTCGACGAAGCAATCGCAGCGGCCGACATCATCTTCATTTCGGTCAACACGCCAACGAAAACGTTTGGCATCGGTGCAGGCCGAGCAGCCAACCTAGAGTTCATCGAAAAGTGCGCTCGTCAGATCGCTCGAGTGGCGACCGGTCACAAGATCGTGGTCGAAAAATCGACGCTGCCGGTCCGCACGGCTGAAGCGGTCAAACGCATTCTTTCGAGTGCCGAGAATGGTGCCACGTTCGACGTCCTTTCGAACCCCGAATTCTTGGCCGAAGGAACTGCCGTCGAAGATTTGTTGTCGCCCGATCGGGTTCTGATCGGCGGCGAGTCGCCGGTCGCGATCGCAGCGCTTGCGAACATCTATGCGACTTGGATTTCACGCGATCGAATTCTGACAACGAATTTGTGGAGCAGTGAGCTTTCGAAATTAACCGCCAACGCATTTCTGGCCCAACGCGTGTCGTCGATCAACGCGATCTCGGCACTTTGCGAAGCGACTGGTGCAGACGTTGACGAGGTGGCGCGAGCGATCGGCACTGACTCGCGCATTGGCCCCAAGTTCTTGAAGTCATCCGTCGGGTTCGGAGGCAGTTGCTTTCAAAAAGATATTTTGAATTTGGTTTACCTGTGCGAGCACTTTGGCTTGCGAGAAGTCGCCGCGTATTGGGAACAAGTCGTCAGCATGAACGACTACCAAAAAAGACGGTTCTCGGAACGAATCGTACGGACCATGTTTAACACCGTCAGTGATAAAAAGATTGCAGTTTGGGGATTCGCGTTCAAGAAGGACACCAACGATACGCGTGAGTCAGCGGCGATGTACATTTGTCGCGACTTGCTTCGCGAAAGAGCGAGGTTGTCGATCTATGATCCGCGAGTTTCTGAGAAACAAATTCGTGCTGATCTGGTCACGGCTTGTTCGGACTTGCAAGGACAGATCTGCGAATCGGATTTGAAGTTGATCGAAACAAATGTGACGATCGAGAAGGACGGCATGTCGGCTGCGGATTCTTCGCATGCGATTGTAGTGATGACAGAGTGGGACGAATTCAAAGAATTCGACTTCACAAAAATTTATCAATCAATGCAGCAACCGGCGTTCGTGTTTGACGGCCGAAACCTGCTGGATCACAAAAAACTTGCGTTGCTCGGTTTCGAGATTCATGCGATCGGAAAATCGGCTACGGTCTAG
- the tsaD gene encoding tRNA (adenosine(37)-N6)-threonylcarbamoyltransferase complex transferase subunit TsaD, with protein sequence MPILTIESTCDETAAAVIGDDGSVMGDCVATQEELHEKFNGVVPEVAARAHLERILPVIDTAIRQAGISPDDLTAIAVADRPGLAGSLLVGVVAAKTLAMAWQKPLVSINHLHAHLYACQLACDKPIYPCIGLVVSGGHTSLYRLDSPLDLEYLGGTIDDAAGEAFDKVGAMLSLGFPGGPAVSKLAQSGNRTAHAFPRSMIHEKHFNFSFSGLKTAVRYAIVGPGQQDFSKIEMSDSAKADLCASFEAAVVDVLVAKCSRAVKQFGVRRLVVGGGVARNGYLRDQLTLSADKKGYSLVIAPMDLCTDNAVMGAIAMEKIKRGQFADLDLDITPGLQRGF encoded by the coding sequence ATGCCGATTTTGACCATCGAATCGACCTGCGATGAAACTGCTGCGGCTGTGATCGGTGACGACGGTTCCGTGATGGGTGATTGCGTTGCGACGCAGGAAGAGTTGCACGAAAAGTTCAATGGTGTGGTTCCGGAAGTCGCAGCTCGGGCGCACTTAGAACGTATTTTGCCGGTCATCGATACGGCGATTCGCCAAGCCGGTATCAGTCCTGATGATTTGACGGCGATTGCGGTTGCCGATCGACCGGGATTGGCCGGTTCGTTGCTGGTGGGCGTGGTTGCTGCAAAAACGTTGGCGATGGCTTGGCAGAAACCATTGGTTTCGATCAACCATTTGCACGCGCACTTGTATGCCTGCCAATTGGCGTGTGACAAGCCGATTTACCCCTGCATTGGATTGGTCGTTAGCGGCGGGCATACGTCGCTGTATCGACTCGACAGTCCGCTAGATCTCGAATACCTCGGCGGCACGATCGACGATGCAGCCGGCGAAGCGTTTGACAAGGTCGGAGCGATGCTAAGTTTGGGGTTCCCAGGCGGACCGGCAGTATCAAAACTGGCTCAGTCTGGAAATCGAACGGCTCATGCATTTCCCCGTTCGATGATCCACGAGAAGCACTTCAATTTTAGTTTCAGCGGATTGAAAACGGCCGTGCGTTACGCCATCGTTGGCCCGGGGCAACAAGACTTTTCGAAAATAGAAATGTCCGACTCGGCGAAAGCCGACTTGTGTGCTTCGTTCGAAGCGGCGGTGGTGGACGTGTTGGTGGCCAAGTGCAGCCGAGCCGTTAAACAATTCGGTGTTCGGCGGTTAGTTGTCGGCGGCGGTGTCGCGAGGAATGGATATTTGCGAGATCAGTTGACGCTCAGTGCTGACAAGAAAGGATACTCGCTGGTGATCGCGCCAATGGATTTGTGTACGGATAATGCGGTGATGGGGGCGATCGCGATGGAGAAAATCAAACGTGGGCAGTTTGCCGATCTGGACTTGGATATCACGCCCGGACTGCAACGCGGTTTCTAA